The sequence TAGCTGTAGCTGGATATGAAGCCTACTTTGTAGGTGGTAGTGTCCGTGATGTCCTTTTGGGGAAAGCGATTAATGATGTGGATATAGCAACCAGTGCCTATCCCAAAGAAGTTAAAAGCCTATTTAAGCGAACGGTGGATGTCGGAATTGAACATGGGACTGTGCTTGTTTTGCATGAGGATCAGCAATATGAAATAACGACGTTTCGTACAGAGTCGCAATATCAAGATTTTAGACGTCCTGATAAGGTAACATTTGTTCGTTCTTTAGAAGAGGACTTAAAAAGACGTGATTTTACAATTAATGCACTGGCAATGTCTGAGCAGGGCCAGATCATCGATTTGTTTGAAGGGCTGAAAGATATCCAAGAAAAATGTATTCGAGCAGTTGGCCAACCTTCCGAGCGATTTCATGAAGATGCGCTTAGAATGATGCGTGCGTTGCGCTTTTCAAGTCAGTTAGATTTTTTAATAGAAAAAAATACTCTTGATGCAATAAAAGAGCATGCGGCGTTACTACAAAAAATTTCGGTTGAAAGAATTTATATTGAGCTGATTAAAATGATGACAAGCAGACAATGGAAAAGAGGATTCCGTTCTTTTCTTGAAACAAAGTGCTATGAATATTGTCCAAATTTTTCAGGAAGAGGGAAACAACTTGCCTGTTTTTTTCAGTTAAAAGAAGAAACTGAATTGAGTGAGCCGGTATTCTGGGTACTATTAATGCACTTTTTCACTTTAAATGCAGAAAAAGCAAGTTCTTTTTTGCGAGATTGGAAGCTGTCCAATCACATGATTCGTCTAATCACTCATGCACTAGCAGGACTGGAGTTTCGGTTAGAAAACAGCTCGAATGTCGATTTTCTTTACCAGTTGGGACTCGAACCGTTGCTGGTTATAGAAGAAGTATTGGCTCTGTTAGGCAAACCTTCTTCTAAACAAAAAGTGACGGATGCGTATCAAGCATTACCGATACATTCCCTGCAAGATTTAGCGGTTAATGGGCAAGCGATTATGAGGGTGCTAGACAAAAAACCTGGTCCGTGGCTAGGTGACTTACTAAAAGAAATTGAGCAAAAAGTATTGCACAAAGAGCTCGAAAATTCTTATGAAAAGATTGTTAATTTTATTCAAGAATGCGCTTTAATTTAAAGCTGTAATTTGGTTCAATCTGTGTTAAACTAAAGGTATAAAAATAAACATCATCTTGAATAAAGTGAGGAGAAGTCTCATGTCAAAAAGAATGTCAGGATTAAAATTTTTCTTTAGAAATGGTGAAACTTGGACGATTGATCGCCAGTATATAGGGGATTTATGGATCAAACAAGTGACGACTAGTTTTGGCCGAATTAAAGGAGGGGATTTTCAAGAAATCCATCCATGTGCGGGCTTTAAAATTGAGATATTAAAAGAAGCTGAAAATGTTCAAACAGCTGATATCAATTTGGGTGGTCTTGAGCTTGGAATGTTTGAGCGTGCAGTCAAATACGAAGATATTGAAAAAATGGACATGCTTTATGATAATAAAGATCAGGATTTAATTTATTTTCCATATTTAGATAAAGGAACGCCAGGTCAAGAAGGATTAGATAATCAGTACCAAACGACCAAAATTGGACAAAACGGACATCTTTACATTGTCATTGACCCAAATAAAACTGTTAACGATGTCTACCAATTAGAAGGATAAAACAAGTGAAAAGCCGGTGATTAGGTTGTGATTCCTATATCCTCGGCTTTTTCCATGTGTAAATACGGTAAAGGCATTCTTGTTTCTGATGCATGTTTCTGTTAGAATATAAAAGATTAAAAAAAAGGAGAGAGGAATGGAATCAATTGAAAGAATTAAGAATTGATGCATTGACCAAGACTTATGGAGAGAAAACTCTTTTCGACCAACTTTCCTTTTTAATACATGAAAAAGACCACATTGG is a genomic window of Vagococcus entomophilus containing:
- a CDS encoding CCA tRNA nucleotidyltransferase translates to MRLTSMPTEFSEAIPIIQELAVAGYEAYFVGGSVRDVLLGKAINDVDIATSAYPKEVKSLFKRTVDVGIEHGTVLVLHEDQQYEITTFRTESQYQDFRRPDKVTFVRSLEEDLKRRDFTINALAMSEQGQIIDLFEGLKDIQEKCIRAVGQPSERFHEDALRMMRALRFSSQLDFLIEKNTLDAIKEHAALLQKISVERIYIELIKMMTSRQWKRGFRSFLETKCYEYCPNFSGRGKQLACFFQLKEETELSEPVFWVLLMHFFTLNAEKASSFLRDWKLSNHMIRLITHALAGLEFRLENSSNVDFLYQLGLEPLLVIEEVLALLGKPSSKQKVTDAYQALPIHSLQDLAVNGQAIMRVLDKKPGPWLGDLLKEIEQKVLHKELENSYEKIVNFIQECALI